One genomic region from Ornithinimicrobium flavum encodes:
- the radA gene encoding DNA repair protein RadA produces MAKARGPAYRCGECGWQTAKWVGRCGECQAWGTVAEVGAASAVRTNAVPPVRPAVPIAEVDAQQARARPTGVEEFDRVLGGGLVPGAVVLMAGEPGIGKSTLALDVAARAARSGLQVLYVSGEESAAQVKLRAERIGAVADQLFLAAETDLATILGQLERIAPTLLVVDSVQTVASAEVEGSPGNVSQVREVAAALIQAAKSRGTATILIGHVTKDGAIAGPRLLEHLVDVVVGFEGERHSRLRLVRAVKNRFGPTDEVGCFDLGDAGITGLADPSGLFLTSRDRPVPGTCVTVTLEGRRPLVAEVQALVGGEEVGSPRRTTSGLDSARLAMVLAVLSQRGGVPLARNDCYASTVGGVRLSEPAVDLALALALTSAKADLALPVSTIAVGEVGLSGDLRPVTGLPRRLTEAARIGFTEAVVPAGSLSEGGPPTGMRVHEVPTLADAVGLVVAAAESAAARLPATARARLHPAG; encoded by the coding sequence GTGGCGAAGGCGAGAGGTCCGGCATACCGGTGCGGCGAGTGCGGGTGGCAGACCGCGAAGTGGGTCGGCCGGTGCGGCGAGTGCCAGGCCTGGGGCACGGTCGCGGAGGTGGGGGCCGCGTCGGCGGTCCGGACCAACGCCGTGCCCCCGGTCCGCCCCGCCGTGCCGATCGCCGAGGTGGACGCCCAGCAGGCCCGGGCCCGCCCGACCGGGGTCGAGGAGTTCGACCGCGTCCTGGGAGGCGGCCTCGTCCCCGGCGCCGTGGTCCTCATGGCCGGCGAGCCGGGCATCGGCAAGTCCACCCTGGCCCTGGACGTCGCCGCCCGGGCCGCCCGGTCGGGGCTGCAGGTGCTCTACGTCTCCGGCGAGGAGTCGGCGGCCCAGGTCAAGCTCCGGGCCGAGCGCATCGGCGCCGTCGCCGACCAGCTCTTCCTCGCGGCCGAGACCGACCTCGCGACGATCCTCGGCCAGCTCGAGCGGATCGCCCCCACCCTGCTCGTCGTCGACTCGGTGCAGACGGTCGCGAGCGCCGAGGTGGAGGGGTCGCCGGGCAACGTCAGCCAGGTGCGGGAGGTCGCGGCGGCGCTGATCCAGGCCGCCAAGTCGCGCGGGACGGCGACCATCCTCATCGGGCACGTCACCAAGGACGGCGCCATCGCCGGGCCACGCCTGCTCGAGCACCTGGTGGACGTCGTGGTCGGCTTCGAGGGCGAGCGGCACTCCCGGCTGCGGCTGGTGCGTGCGGTGAAGAACCGCTTCGGCCCCACGGACGAGGTCGGGTGCTTCGACCTGGGCGACGCGGGGATCACCGGGCTGGCCGACCCCAGCGGCCTCTTCCTCACCAGCCGCGACCGGCCCGTGCCGGGGACCTGCGTCACCGTCACCCTCGAGGGGCGCCGGCCCCTGGTGGCGGAGGTGCAGGCGCTGGTGGGCGGCGAGGAGGTCGGCAGCCCCCGCCGCACCACGAGCGGTCTCGACTCGGCCCGCCTGGCCATGGTGCTCGCCGTCCTGTCCCAGCGGGGCGGGGTGCCGTTGGCCCGCAACGACTGCTACGCCTCCACCGTCGGTGGCGTCCGGCTGTCCGAGCCCGCGGTCGACCTGGCCCTGGCCCTGGCCCTCACCAGCGCCAAGGCCGACCTCGCCCTCCCGGTGAGCACCATCGCCGTGGGGGAGGTCGGGCTGTCGGGCGACCTGCGGCCGGTCACCGGGCTCCCGCGCCGGCTCACCGAGGCGGCCCGGATCGGCTTCACCGAGGCGGTCGTCCCCGCGGGCTCGCTCAGCGAGGGCGGGCCTCCGACCGGCATGCGCGTCCACGAGGTCCCGACGCTCGCCGACGCCGTGGGTCTGGTCGTCGCGGCGGCCGAGTCCGCGGCCGCCCGCCTGCCGGCGACCGCCCGCGCCCGGCTCCACCCCGCAGGCTGA
- a CDS encoding Ppx/GppA phosphatase family protein, whose translation MRLGVIDVGSNTVHLLVVDAHPGAHPMPDFSHKATLRLAEHLTPEGDISAEGARTLARFVTDCVEVAESRGASELMAFATSAIRDAGNTEDVLARVRKESGVTLEVLPGEDEARATFLAVRRWFGWSAGRLLTVDIGGGSLELAAGLDEEPDVAVSLPLGAGRLSRELSADPPGEQELRALGKRVRSQVATALPTLARVGVPQLATGSSKTIRSLARACGAAPRAEGLYHPRSLRRADLADLTPRLARMTAAERASLPGVSAERATQLLAGAVVLEAVLDLADVEELAICPWALREGLILRFLDGLSDD comes from the coding sequence ATGCGCCTGGGTGTGATCGACGTCGGTTCGAACACCGTTCACCTCCTGGTCGTCGACGCCCACCCGGGCGCCCACCCGATGCCCGACTTCTCGCACAAGGCGACCCTGCGCCTGGCCGAGCACCTGACCCCGGAGGGGGACATCAGCGCGGAGGGTGCCAGGACGCTGGCCCGCTTCGTCACCGACTGCGTCGAGGTGGCCGAGAGCCGGGGGGCCTCCGAGCTCATGGCCTTCGCCACCAGCGCTATCCGGGACGCCGGGAACACCGAGGACGTCCTGGCGCGCGTGAGGAAGGAGTCCGGGGTCACCCTCGAGGTGCTCCCGGGGGAGGACGAGGCGCGGGCCACCTTCCTGGCGGTCCGGCGATGGTTCGGCTGGTCCGCCGGCCGGCTGCTCACGGTCGACATCGGGGGTGGCTCCCTGGAGCTCGCCGCGGGGCTGGACGAGGAGCCGGACGTCGCGGTGTCCCTGCCGCTGGGGGCGGGCCGGCTGTCGCGCGAGCTGTCGGCCGACCCTCCGGGCGAGCAGGAGCTGCGGGCGCTGGGCAAACGGGTGCGGTCGCAGGTGGCGACGGCCCTGCCGACCCTCGCGCGGGTCGGGGTCCCCCAGCTGGCCACCGGCAGCAGCAAGACCATCCGCTCCCTGGCCCGGGCGTGCGGGGCGGCGCCCCGGGCCGAGGGTCTCTACCACCCCAGGTCGCTGCGCCGCGCCGACCTGGCCGACCTCACGCCGCGGCTGGCGCGGATGACGGCCGCGGAGCGGGCGTCGTTGCCCGGTGTGTCCGCCGAGCGCGCCACCCAGCTGCTGGCCGGCGCCGTGGTCCTGGAGGCGGTCCTCGACCTCGCCGACGTCGAGGAGCTCGCGATCTGCCCGTGGGCCCTGCGTGAGGGGCTCATCCTTCGTTTCCTGGACGGACTGTCCGATGACTGA
- a CDS encoding sugar phosphate isomerase/epimerase family protein — protein MTDPAPSSPLDDTGTTGLDTTPAGTGPAPGASGPIPVHVSTSSVYPENAAYAFDLAQRLGYDGVEIMVWTDPVTQEAGALNALANLHELRIGAIHAPTLLLAQRLWGWEPWGKIERALDLAAEVNAQCVVVHPPFRWQQGYAEGFVEGVAEREKRWGVPIAVENMFPWRTGASAMQAYLPGPDPRDYPYANVTLDISHAATAGTDALELARDLADRIRHVHLGDSFGSFKDEHLVPGRGAQKCREVLELLVERDFTGVVSLEVGTRRMKPADREQALAESLAFAREHLGQHDLPGARPRAS, from the coding sequence ATGACTGATCCCGCGCCCTCGTCCCCGCTCGACGACACCGGCACCACCGGGCTCGACACCACCCCCGCCGGCACCGGCCCGGCGCCGGGGGCCAGCGGCCCCATACCCGTCCACGTCTCGACCTCGTCGGTCTACCCCGAGAACGCCGCCTACGCGTTCGACCTCGCGCAGCGGCTGGGCTACGACGGGGTGGAGATCATGGTCTGGACCGACCCGGTCACGCAGGAGGCGGGGGCCCTCAACGCGCTGGCCAACCTGCACGAGCTCAGGATCGGGGCCATCCACGCGCCCACGCTGCTGCTCGCCCAGCGGCTGTGGGGCTGGGAGCCGTGGGGCAAGATCGAGCGGGCGCTCGACCTCGCGGCGGAGGTCAACGCCCAGTGCGTGGTGGTGCACCCGCCCTTCCGCTGGCAGCAGGGGTATGCCGAGGGGTTCGTGGAGGGCGTCGCGGAGCGCGAGAAGCGGTGGGGCGTGCCGATCGCCGTCGAGAACATGTTCCCCTGGCGCACGGGCGCGTCGGCGATGCAGGCCTACCTCCCGGGGCCCGACCCCCGGGACTACCCCTACGCTAACGTCACCCTCGACATCAGCCACGCCGCGACCGCGGGCACCGACGCGCTGGAGCTCGCCCGGGACCTGGCCGACCGCATCCGGCACGTCCACCTCGGCGACTCCTTCGGCTCCTTCAAGGACGAGCACCTCGTGCCCGGCCGGGGGGCGCAGAAGTGCCGGGAGGTGCTCGAGCTGCTCGTGGAGCGGGACTTCACCGGGGTGGTCAGCCTGGAGGTGGGGACGCGCCGGATGAAGCCGGCCGACCGGGAGCAGGCCCTCGCCGAGTCGCTCGCCTTCGCCCGTGAGCACCTGGGCCAGCACGACCTGCCAGGGGCCCGGCCGCGCGCCTCGTGA